gttcttttctccaatcgatgtgggaccccaccaaatccacccccttcggggccagcgttcttaatgacacactgcctcgtgtctacccccttcggagaacaacctcctcgctgacatatCGCTCGGTAtctgtctctgataccatttgtaacggcctagagccatcactagcaaatattatcctctttaagctttctCTTCCGggtttcctctcaaagtttttaaaaaacatctacTAGTGAAAGGTTTCCCCCTataaaggtgtttcgttctcctctccaaccaatgtggaatttCACACTAATTATGctaaatttaagtttaaatttgtgttttttagTCAATACAACGATGATAATATGAACCGGTGAAGAACAAATCACGATGTTGATTTATTCAACGGATGACTTATAAGGGCGTAGACTTTGAACATAGATGataatttaatatctataaactattatgaaatgatatatGACCAATAATTGTTCTTGATCGTACGGATTAGATTGACCATAGGAGCTAATTCTAAGTTAGTAATATTAATTACCTGAAGAATACAGCCTCCAAGACCCATCCCTTCAAACATTTGATGGAAACAAAGAGCAGCCACAAGGCCTTTGATTGTGCAAGTATCATTTGTTGCTCCAAGTGAAAGTCCTATCACAACCGAATGGACAACAATCCCCAATTCCAAAACCTAACAATTTCCGAACACGATATTGTAAACGAAGCTTTTGATCGACGATATATACACGAAAAAGGGAATGAAAATGCTCACCATGGCAATAACTCGATAACGTAGTAGTTGAGAACCAACATTGAGTTCTTTGATGTCTCCGTGATGGTGGCCATGAAAATGGCCACCGCTGACTACAGGCAACTCATGATGACCGTCTTCTCGACTCTCAGGCATAACTTCGGTATGTTTCTTAGTATACAAACTAGTAGCCATGGAGTCGACCATGAGAGTGAAAATGGCAGACATCATGGCAAGAAAACCCGAAAAGGGAAACTTATGCCACGGGTTTTCCTTGAGACAATTAGACCAAAGCATATCGAAAGAATCAGGCAAAACATGCATGAAACCGGTGGCGAGAATGATGCCAGATGCAAAGGCTTTAAGGATGATGAACGTGTTTCTATCAGGATGCAACATCGGGATGGATTGAGAGAAGAGCGGGGAGCAAACGCCGATGACGCTCGCAATGAGGATCGAGAAAATGGCAATGATTTTAAGACGCGTTGCTTTGTCTTTATTGGTGCAagaatttgttgttgtttcaCATTGATTAGATTGTGAAACAACTTGAGTTGTGAGAAAAGAGATGAGAAAGAGGAAGATTGAGATGAGCTTGAGAAGTGAAGTGGAGGATGCCATTTGACTTTGAGTTGTGACATTTTGAGCTATGGATAAGTTAGTATTTATATACAAATGCCAACAAAGGGGATACTATCATTAATCCTccaaagggtattttttaatgcAACTATATCTCAATTGGCCTGTTTAATTAATCGACAAAAAAGAATCTTTTTTAAGTATTCGAAATCATTCTTCTACGCTCTAAATACTAGATCTCATTATCACCTATCGAAATGTTCATAACTCACGGGAACCCGTCTCAAACGAGATAGGTAATCTCtgtttaaatagaaaatgagaaagGAGTGAGGAGAGATTTTTTCCCGTTCAATCTAAATAGGGACGGAGATGAAGACTATAGTTCTTTCGttgaatattattgaatttattaagat
This genomic interval from Cucurbita pepo subsp. pepo cultivar mu-cu-16 chromosome LG20, ASM280686v2, whole genome shotgun sequence contains the following:
- the LOC111783677 gene encoding fe(2+) transport protein 1-like, producing MASSTSLLKLISIFLFLISFLTTQVVSQSNQCETTTNSCTNKDKATRLKIIAIFSILIASVIGVCSPLFSQSIPMLHPDRNTFIILKAFASGIILATGFMHVLPDSFDMLWSNCLKENPWHKFPFSGFLAMMSAIFTLMVDSMATSLYTKKHTEVMPESREDGHHELPVVSGGHFHGHHHGDIKELNVGSQLLRYRVIAMVLELGIVVHSVVIGLSLGATNDTCTIKGLVAALCFHQMFEGMGLGGCILQAEYKWMKKAIMAFFFSVTTPFGIALGIGLSKTYKENSPAALITVGLLNASSAGLLIYMALVDLLSADFMGPKLQGSIKLQVKSYVAVLLGAGGMSLMAKWA